In Torulaspora globosa chromosome 1, complete sequence, a genomic segment contains:
- a CDS encoding SEC14 family lipid-binding protein (ancestral locus Anc_2.491): MFEACEKWRKEFGTNTILEDFHYEEKPLVARYYPQYYHKTDKDGRPVYFEELGAVNLTEMYKITTQERMLKNLVWEYEAFVKYRLPACSRYCGHLVETSCTIMDLKGISISSAYQVLSYVKEASYIGQNYYPERMGKFYLINAPFGFSTAFKLFKPFLDPVTVSKIFIFGSSYKKDLLKQIPAENLPTKFGGQSEVSEAEGGLYLSDIGPWRDPKYVGPEGEAPQAFSVKN; encoded by the coding sequence ATGTTCGAAGCGTGTGAGAAATGGAGGAAAGAATTCGGCACGAATACGATCTTGGAGGATTTCCATTACGAGGAGAAGCCTCTAGTGGCTAGATACTATCCTCAATATTACCATAAGACCGACAAGGATGGTCGTCCAGTCTACTTTGAGGAGCTGGGTGCTGTCAACTTGACTGAGATGTACAAAATCACCACTCAGGAACGTATGCTGAAAAATCTTGTTTGGGAATACGAAGCGTTCGTCAAGTACAGGTTGCCAGCGTGTTCTCGTTACTGCGGTCATCTAGTTGAGACTTCCTGTACCATCATGGATCTAAAGGGCATTTCAATATCAAGTGCCTACCAGGTGCTCTCCTATGTTAAAGAGGCGTCCTACATAGGGCAGAACTACTATCCGGAACGTATGGGTAAATTCTATCTAATCAATGCGCCATTTGGCTTCTCCACCGCGTTCAAGCTATTCAAACCGTTCCTAGATCCTGTCACCGTGtccaaaattttcatctttggatCTTCTTACAAGAAGGATCTGTTGAAGCAGATCCCCGCGGAGAACTTGCCAACGAAGTTTGGTGGCCAGTCGGAAGTCAGCGAAGCTGAAGGTGGCTTATATTTATCTGATATTGGCCCATGGAGGGACCCTAAGTACGTGGGTCCAGAAGGCGAAGCTCCACAGGCATTTTCTGTTAAAAATTAG